From Rickettsia endosymbiont of Ceutorhynchus obstrictus, a single genomic window includes:
- a CDS encoding NAD(P) transhydrogenase subunit alpha encodes MNQLPIIARQAAEIAEKTQNLSDKLKDLVIDGSWQASSGGIDPLVFAITIFVLASFVGYYVVWKVTPALHTPLMSITNAISGIIVISSMIAASSAAFSFSSLLGYFATFLASINIFGGFIVTERMLEMFKKK; translated from the coding sequence ATGAATCAATTACCGATAATAGCAAGACAAGCTGCAGAAATAGCCGAGAAGACACAAAATTTATCGGATAAATTAAAAGATTTAGTAATAGACGGTAGTTGGCAGGCAAGCAGCGGAGGTATTGATCCGTTAGTTTTTGCTATAACAATTTTTGTATTAGCTTCTTTTGTGGGATATTATGTAGTTTGGAAAGTAACGCCGGCCTTACATACGCCCCTGATGTCAATTACTAATGCTATTTCAGGTATTATAGTTATTAGTTCGATGATCGCGGCAAGTAGTGCCGCTTTTAGCTTCTCTAGTTTACTTGGATATTTTGCAACTTTTCTTGCATCTATAAATATTTTCGGCGGTTTCATAGTTACAGAAAGAATGCTTGAGATGTTTAAGAAAAAATGA